The Pseudomonas sp. B21-023 genomic interval TGTGATGACGTAACGGCGGGGCTGGCCGCTGCGGTAGTGCAGCGGGGCAGCCTGCCCAGCGCACACCGGATTGGAAGGCTGGGCCTGGGCGTATTGTCCGGCAGCGGCTGATACGGTTACAGATTCAGGTTCGTGGAAAAAAAGCGGATCAGATGGTAATCGACCATCGCGGTGCAAGCCCGCTCCCACGAGTGCACAACGTGAGGTCAACGCGGTTGGCGTGGGAGCGGGCTTGCCCCGCGATACATCCGCGCAGGCAACACACCTATGCTACGGTCCGAAGCCCAGACAAGGAGAACCACCGCAAATGACCGCGCTCGCCAGCAACGCCGCCCTGCTGATCATCGACATGCAGAACGGCATCAACCACCCTCGCCTGGGCCGTCGCAACAACCCCGAAGCCGAACAGCGCATCAGCGAACTGCTCGCCTTTTGGCGCGCGAGCACGCGCCCGGTGGTGCACGTGCGCCATATCTCCCGCGATCCGGATTCGGTGTTCCGGCCAGGTCAGTCCGGCTGCGAGTTCCAGCCCGACTTCACCCCGCAGGCGAACGAGGCCGTGTTTGAAAAACACCTGCCCGACGCTTTCTGCAACAGCGGCCTGGAACACTGGCTGCACCAGCGCGGCATCCAGCAACTGGTCATCACCGGCGTGATCACCAACAACTCGGTAGAGTCGAGCGCACGCTCGGCGGGCAACCTGGGGT includes:
- a CDS encoding cysteine hydrolase family protein, translated to MTALASNAALLIIDMQNGINHPRLGRRNNPEAEQRISELLAFWRASTRPVVHVRHISRDPDSVFRPGQSGCEFQPDFTPQANEAVFEKHLPDAFCNSGLEHWLHQRGIQQLVITGVITNNSVESSARSAGNLGFATVVVGDACYTFDQHDLQGRLWPAEDVHALALSNLAMDYARVLESAAVLTAG